Below is a genomic region from Prolixibacteraceae bacterium.
CATATCGATAGCATAATGATAACCTGATGTGATCATTTCTCTACAGGCTATAATGGCTGTATGTGCTCCTTTATTCGGACGGAATCCAAAGCTATAATTGGAAAACTGTTCCTCATAAATAGGGCTAAGAACTTGTGAAATGGCTTGTTGAATGACACGATCAACGACAGTAGGAATACCTAAAGGGCGTGTTTTACCTGGTTCTTTGGGTATTTCGACTCGTCGTACAGGATTGGGAAGGTATTTCCCTTCTCGTAGTTCTGTTATTAAAACTTCTCGATGAAGTCTGAGATAATCTTTTAAGGATTCCACTTGCATCTCATCAACTCCATGACTCCCTTTATTACGATAAACCTGTAAATAAGCCTTATTTAGGTTATCTGATTCTAGGACACGTTCTAATAAATTATCTGTTGTAATGGTCGTTTCCATAATGGCTTCAGTTATCCCATTGAAAGTGTGCGCTCTTGAGTTATTCTCGAGTTCCGCTCTACCTTCACTTAAGTAGCTATCTTCCGATATTTTCTGCATTGATCCCTTCATTAGGTAACAGTCTGTATTATGAACAATTTAAGATTCAGTCCTTCCTGTAAAGTGGGTACAGTACTATGACCTCGGCTGACTTCTCACAGTTAACTTTTTATGAATGGACAGGGAAAATACATTCTATCCACCTGTGAGATCTCCCATGGTAAGGGAATTAACTTTCACTCCATCTATCCGCCACATCTACGGTATAAACTCCGTGTAGAATTCGGACTTTACTTTGTTGTGCAAGCTTATCCAGTTATATACCGCCTAATGCGATTCGTATACCTCGGATCAGAGTTTTGCATACGGCTTCCTTCAGGTTATACCTCACGATAAGCACCCTTGCCTTCTGCTAGGTGGTTGGCTCTACAAACCTCCACTACGGACTTACACCGATTAGTTAATTTCCATGCATGGCACACACACAAAAAAGCCACCCTATTAGGATGGCTTTTTTTAGGTCAGAAAATTTAATTTCGTATCTTATCTTAAGATCTTGGGTGGTGACGATTAACTGTGTCCTTCAAGTAATCTTGATCTAAATGGGTATAAATCTCTGTTGTCAAGATAGATTCATGTCCCAACATTTCTTGTACTGCTCTCAAATCAGCACCACCTTCAATCAATTGAGAAGCAAATGAGTGACGGAAAGTATGAGGACTAATGTTCTTATTCAACTTCACCTTATCCGCTAAACCTTTAATAATAGTAAATATCATAACACGACTTAACTGTCGTCCTCTACGGTTCAAAAATAGAATATCTTCACTATCAGGGCTAACATTAAGATTTACACGATACTTCTCTACATAATCTTTAATGTCATTGATCGCTTTATTGCTAATAGGTACCATTCTCTCTTTTTCAGACTTACCTTCAACAACAATATACTCCTCTTCAAAATGTAAATTTGAAATTTTCAAGTTCACTAGCTCTGAAACACGCAATCCACAACTATATAAAGCCTCAATAATAGCTTTATTACGGACACCTTCAGGCTTGTTTAAATCAATCGCATCAATAATCTGATCGATCTCATCTGGAGTAAGAATATCGGGTAATTTACGTCCAATTTTAGGGCTCTCTAACAATGTTGTTGGATCTGCCTCAATAACATTCTCCATCAATAAAAATTTGAAGAATGATTTGGTTCCGGAAATAGTACGAGCCTGTGTTCTTGGACTCACATTATTACCATTCATCCACTCAACAAATTTACGCAAATGCTCTATTTTTACCTCTCTCGGAGTAATATTTGGATATTCTGCAGTAAGAAAAGTAGTTAGCTTATTAATATCATTCATATAAGCGCTAACTGAATTTTGTGAAAGAGATTTTTCGAGGCGTAGATACGTCTCATACCCTTTTTTACACTGATCCCAATTCATAATCAAGCAATTAAGTTTCTAAGTAAATATTCCGTTTCTGTTCTAAGCGTTTCTTTTACAATAATAATGAGTTCAGAATTAAATCCTTCTTATTATATTGTTAAATAAATATAAGAATAATAATTTATTTAATAAAGAAAATTACTAGATAATATTATTTTTATCTTTCTTTATATCTGTATAAGGAATTAAAAACGTTATTGTTCAATCATATGAGAAAAATATTGATTATTAATGGTCCCAACCTAAATTTACTAGGTGTTAGAGAGAAAAGTATCTACGGAGATCAGTCATTTGAAGCATATTATGAAACTTTAAAGACAAAATTTCCAAACGTAGAATTTACATATTATCAATCAAATGTGGAAGGAGAGCTGATAAATCAAATTCATCAGCATGGATTTAAAGATGACGGGATAGTGATCAATGCGGGAGCATATACCCATACCTCTGTTGCACTTCGAGACGCCATTGCGGGAGTAAATAGCCCAGTAATAGAAGTACATATTTCTAATACATTAACGAGAGAATCATTCCGACATGAATCGATTATTGGTCCTGTTTGCAAAGGAAGCATTATGGGCTTTGGTCTTGATTCCTATCGTTTGGGCATAGAAGCAATAATAGGCCTTCAAGAGAACGCTTAAGTTAAATATCCTGGAATTTTACTCATTCAAGGATAGCACATAAAACAAGGCCGATGGTATTCCGACCTCATAAATTGACAAAAAAGGCAGTAAAAAAAAAGCTACCTTTCTAAAAGAAGGTAGCTTTTTTTATCATTTATTAAACTCACTATAACTGATTGTATTTATCAAATAGTGCCGTTAGCATTTCAGCCTGTTCTGGAGCTTCTAAACCAAGGTTGTACCATCCGAAACCAAGAAGGTCTTGACTCTTCACATAATTTAGTTTGGCTTCAATAGAACGTTCGCCTTCTGCATATACACGAATCCAATCTTTATCATCACGATAGTCATAAGTATAACATTGTTCTTTCTCATGCCATTTCTTATCACCATCTTCATATATCTTATGGAGCTTCATCGGAACATAACCTACCAACATAAGGTGACGATCATTCGTCTTATTTACAACCCATCTGTTTCCATAGAATGGGAAAATAGGGATTAACTTCTTTGCAGGAATTCCTTTTACTTTCAACTCCTTCACTCTGGTTTTAATTATATCCAAAGGTGCAGAGAACTTACGAGAGAAGCCGTAAAGCATCACTGTCAAGAAATCTGTTCTTTTAGATAGCTCTTCATAATCCCAAGCTCTATAGTTAGAAGTTACATTTGCAGTAACTTGAAGAGAATAATTTGCCTCTTCTCTAAAAGATTGATGAATCACATCGATAAAACGACACAGGTGATCTTTATCATTCAAGCCAGTCTCTTTAAACATCTGAAAGTTTAAATTTACTCCATCAAGATTATTTCGTAACAACATCTGTTTTAACTCTCTAGCAAAAGCTTTCATATGCTTCTCATCACTCAACAGACTTGTAAAATAATCTAAACGTTGTTGGTTGTCATTATCCACCATTGCAGTCAATCGAATAAACACCTTTACCCCTTTTCGATGCAATGAGTTAATCAACTCAGCTTGATCCACAATAAAAGATCCCTTATCTGAAAGAAAGATAGAGTTATCCGTAGCAATTTTAAAATCAGACAAAATAACGTGACTAAATTCACTAGGATCAATTTGTGAATTACGGTACCCCTTTTTCTTATCTAACTTAAGAAATCCAACATTAAACATCGGTTTGTTCCAACTGTAATCAACTAAAGGAACACTACTATTAAAAACTAGAGGAACATACTTTGGTTCTCGTGAATCAGCAATTTTTGCAGAGTACAATGATTGTCCTTTAGTGTAAAAGAAACCTTTTGGATTTATCTCAACTTTAGTGTCTTTCGGTATTGACTTACGCATGTAAAGCGACACAATAAGTTTAGCATGTCCATTTTTATATTTTATCGGTCTATCAAAAACAACTTTTGCTTTCTTTAGACCAGGCTTAATTGTTAAGCTACCTACATTATAATCTTGGGCATGTAATTCGACATCATCTGATTCATATATCGATATCGACTGAATGTAATTAGACGCATTTTTTTGAGAAATATCAAAAACAACATTGTGAGGCACACTATTCTTATTTGTTGGCTGTACTACATCGATAAAACCCCATACCACATGCTCATCATACGAGATGCTTGGTCTGTTTTCACGAATAAACTTCACCTCCCCCTTCATCGAAGCAGATGCTTTGTTAAAAATATCTTCTCTAATAGAGTACCCTTTTTCTTTCTTTTTAGACAAAGACAAGCTGTTGGTTGAGCGTGAACATGCCACTATTCCCATTAGAAATAAGAATATCGAAGCATAGGACAGATAAAAATTAATTCTTTTCATACAATACGTATATTACACAATCTTTACGGACACCTCTGATATACAGTCAATTAACAAGTGTCTCACTTAATATAATCAGGTGACAATATCTTAAACTAATCACTTTACAATACTAAGTTAGTCATTCCTATTCGAATTTAAAAATATTATATTAAACCTATAACTATTTTTAATCGATATCTATCTGCATCAAACTAAACAACAACATACTATATAACAACATAATAGCAAACAAAAAAGAGGCACAAGAATGAGGAAAAACTTTATTTGGTTAACAATAAATAAAAATAAAGCTAGTACGAATTATCGCACTAGCTTCATTTCTATTAGTGAATTCAGTTATCTTCATTTTAATAACCCAACACACCGTTCTCTGCATTCAATTACTCTGCACCATCTTCCTCTTCTTCGTCAAAAACAAGCAATCCTGTTTCTTGAAGAATATTATACCATTGGAATACTTTTTTCATATCAGAAACATACACCTGAAACTCATCATAGTTAGGAAGAATTTCAGCAAAATATGCTTTAATTTCATTTGCAGAAGCTTTGTGGCTAATCGTTTTTCCTCCGTCTTCTTTCTCTGAAACCTTACGGAATAAATCCACCAATGGGATATCTCCTTCTGTAGTAAAAATAGAGATATCTGCCAATGCACTAATTTTAGAAGTTGCATATGCAGGTAGACGTTTTCCATCTACTACAGATTCTACAATAATACTATTCTTCGCTTCTGATACTACCTTATATAAACCTGGACGACCCCCAATAGCTAATATTTTCTTCATATGTCAAAAAATTATTTCACATTATTTCATTTGCCACGAATATAACAACTATTTCGAATAGACACATTGGATTCTTCAAAAAAGCATCAACTGTTTTCACAAAAGTCAAAAAATATCCATTATAGACTTAGCTTATACTTCACGCCTAATCTCACCCACGCCCCTGGTTGTTGTATGTTCCCAAAATCGACATATGTTTTATCAAACATATTCGATACTTCGCCATACAAATTGAATTTTTCCTTTTCGTATGAGATTTTTAGATTGGTTACAATAAAAGGTTCATAGTTTACATATACTGGATCTTTTTGACCTGCCACTGAAGTTTTATAAGTACCATTACGATCCTGATAGGTCACCTTCCAATCGGCAATAAAGTTACCATATATTTTATGACGCACTCCCAAATCTATTTTTGCTTTTAAATAGTCCAATGCATAAGTAGAGTCATATCCTTCGATCTCTTTTTTATCTTGGTCAATAAAGCTGAAGTTTAAAGACAACCTTTTGATAAATGGTGATTTAAAGAAGTTATACTCAAAACTTCCTTCTACACCATAAGTGTTTATTTCAGAAATATTTGTTGCATAGTACCTCTTATCCACTCCTGCTTTCTTGGCAACCCAATCAATTACATCTTCTGATTTACGATAAAAAACAGTCGTTTCTGATTTCAAACCACCATGATGATATTTTAATCCAGTTTCATATGACCAAGCCTTTTCTGGTCGTAGATCTTTATTCCCAACATTGGTTCGTGAACTATAGAACATATCCGTAAAAGTTGGCATACGAAGAGCACTATTTGCTGACACCATCCATCTTAAATTTTCTACAAACTCATATCCAAAAGAAGCTCCAGGTGCCCAAAATGCTTTCCCAAGATCACTATTAATGACCGACATCAAAGACAACGAGAGGTCTAGTTTATTCCAATGCAGATCATCAGATAAGAAAAAACTATAATTATTTCGATTATAACTATGAGTATACTTAGCCTCTTCCACACCAACAATCGTTTTAGGAGTATCTCTCTCTTCACCTAGCTGGCTACTCAAGATCCCCTCATATCGATAGTTAAAGCCCCATGAAATTCTACCCAGAGAAGATTCAAACCAACTATTTAAATTACCTCCAAAAACATTTGTTCGATGATAATTATCTTTATTCCATTCTGGAGCATTTACTGGATCTCTAAATAGCTGAAAATGATCGACTCCATTTCTATAATAAACAGATGGAGATAAGTGAAGCGCACCTTTACCCTTTAACTCAACAGAAGCGAAAGTCGTTTTTACATGTTCAAACTGATCAGGATAATCTGCAGTATAAAAAGAATTTGCACCAAAAGCGTTATCAACATAACCCAGTTGTGACCTTAAATCTGCATTCTTAAACTTAAATTTGTTGGTATAGTAAAGATTGGTAATGGTGAAATCGGTATTATCTACGTAGCCATCACTTTTTCTGTGCGATGCAGAGATAAAGTGGGTCTCACTTTCTGTAGAGAGCGTAGCTGAAGCCGTCCCATTTAAAAAGCCATACATACCTGCTGAAAGCTGCACATTCAAATTTGATGTATCCTCAGCATCTGTGATTATATTGATAGCCCCAGAAAAGGCATTTACTCCGAAGTTAACACTAGATGCCCCATTTAAAATTTCAATACGTTTTATGGCATCCATTGGAATTGGCAGGTTTAATGTATTATGTCCAGTTTGAGGATCATTGATGCACATTCCATTTATCAAAATGGCAACTTGTTCTGAAGTACCTCCACGAATACTCATGTCTGCCTGTACTCCCATGCCTCCTCGTTGTCTAATGTCGACACTCATTGCATATTCAAGAAGATCTTGTATACTTTGAACGGGTGCCAATTCAATCTCTTTTCGATCGATAATTGTTACGGACCGGTTTACATCGGATAAAAGAACAGGAACCCTCTTGGCGGATACCATTACCTCCTCAATATCCTCATGAAGCAAATCTTCTGATTCTCTATTGGTTTTAATTACCTCCTGCGCTGCCACATCTAGGACTGGTGTTACGATGACATAACTACAAACCAAAGTAGCAATATGCACAACCCTCTTTAGGGTATTGAAAGCACTGTAGGCTTTCCCATTCCATCGTTTAAAATGGATTAGGTTTGATGAATTTAAAAATGTTGATTTCATAATCTTATTATTAGACATAATACATTAATGTTCAGAAAACAAAAATATAACGTTATTCTTAATAAATGGGTAGAAATGAAAACTTTATATGTAAACTATTTGTTAATTAAATATTATCCATATCTTTACATTAAGTATTACAAACCAAAATATAAGGAGGGCCGAGTCATGAGAATCTTTACTCTATTTATCACACTCCTCATTTCATCCATAAGTTTTGCCAATCGCATCTATTTGAATAATGACTTCAAGAAGACAAGCAAAGGTAAGGCCGCTTACTATAGAGAGATATCCAATAGTGATAATAAAGCATACCACATTAAAGACTACACCATTACTGGAGTACTTATTCGTGAAGGGAGCTTTAAGGATAAGCAGTCTAAAATTAAACATGGTGAAATCAAAGAGTATTACTCATGGGGTAATATTGCCTATATATCCAACTACCATGACAACATATTAGATGGTAAGCGAACAAGCTATTACTCTACCGGTGAGATAAAAAGAGAAGAGTACTTTTCACAAGGAGAGCTGGAAAGAGGAACATGTTATGACAAAGCTGGAAAGGAACTTAAGTTTTTTCCATCCATAGAGATGCCCAAATTTAACCACAACGGTGAAGACCTTGAAACATATTTATCAAAAAACCTATTCTATCCATCCGAAGCATATCAGAAGGGTAAAGAGGGAGAAGTTCTTGTCTCATTTAAAGTGAGAACAACGGGAGAAGTTTCGAGTGTAAGAATCTTAGAATCATCGAATATTTTATTTAATAAAGCAGCCAAAGATTTAATAAAACAGACAAATCACAAATGGCATATGGGGAGATATGAAAATGTACCTTCTGATGTCACCATGACCTTACCCATTGTCTTTTCATTAAATAAATAAGATATACGAAAACATTTTAATGTGTTTGGTGTTAGTAAGGAGACTCAATTTTAATTCTCCACTAGAGAGAAGTTTCGTTTACTATTTTTAGATTACCTATCCTTCAATAAATAATTAGATACATGTAAGATGACTATATATCGTGCCATTTTAAATAGTTGAAACAACATGATCTACATTCACATTGATAGAGAAGTAATATTCTGTTAGTTATCCAAACACAAATGACCATACAAAGGTCAATTTGTAAAAAATAAAGAGGCTGTTTTACGAAACAGCCTTTTTTACTTATTCTTGATAATTCTCTTTTATCCACCCTCCAGCTAAAATACGACCATCATGATAGAGTGTAGCCGTTTGCCCAGGTGCTTCTAATATTTCAGGCTCATGTAGAATAATTTCCATTTCATCTCCATCAACTCTTGCAACATGCCCTAACACATATTGCTTACGATAGCGTATCCGAACCTCCAACTCTTTATATTTCATCACATCAGGGTCAGTAATCAGATGGTTCTCTAAGACAATGCGACGGACTTCTAAATTTGATTTATCACCGAGTATAATCTCATCCTTATCACCATTGATACCAATCACATAAAGTGCCTTGTTAAGGTTAATCCCTAAACCACGCCTTTGACCTAAAGTATAAAAAGGAACCCCATTATGTCGACCAAGTACGACTCCCTCTTCATCAACAAAATTTCCTTTGGAGATATCAATTTTATTATTGTCATACTCTTTCTTTATAAAGTGACGATAATCTTGTCCTTGAAGGAAACACACACCCATAGAATCTTTCTTAGTAGCAACCTTTTCAAATCCTCTTTGTGAGGCCATTTCACGGATCTCATCTTTAGTAAACTCTCCCAAGGGAAATATCGTTCGAGACAGTATACTTTGATCTAATCCCCACAAAAAGAATGATTGCTCTTTTTCAGGATCAAAACCTGAATCAATGTAGAATCGACCATCCACTTTCGACACTTTTGTATAGTGGCCAGTTGCGATATACTCACAACCATATTTATCCGCAGCCTCTACTAGATATGGCCATTTGATGGTATTGTTACACAACACACATGGATTAGGAGTGATTCCATCTTTATATTGCTGTGTAAACACTTTAATTATATCATCTCTGAAATGTTGGCGAATATCAACAGTATAATGTTCAATTCCGAGTCGTAGTGCCAATATTTTTGCATCCTTCACAAATTCAGGAACATCATCCTCCGTATCATACATACGAAAGGTTACGCCTTTCACTAAATACCCTTGCTCTTGAAGAAGCATAGCACTCACACTACTATCTGTTCCTCCACTCATTGCTAACATTACACTCTTACTCATCGCGCTCATCAATAGTTTTCCTTATAATCGTAGCAAAGATAACTTTTCCAAGGGCATTCTAAGAGGAAAAATAGACAATAATATCTGCTGTTTCTTTCAATAGATCAAACTGTTTCACCTTTACTTGAATCACATTCAAACCAGTACGTTTGTGAAGGTCTTCCAACAACTCAGACTCTTTATCAGGAGCAAGCAGTGCAATCCGATCATAAACCATTGGCATAGAGGCATTTTTCTTATGATACAATACTCTCTCCATCCAAGCCAAAACAATCCACAACATCACATTGGCAATAAACACTTGATGTGTAAAAAAGAAATCAAAAGAGAGTGCATTAATAATGGACATCGCAATACTGACAAACAGATACGCCATCTCTTTTATTGGAATCGGATCTGTTCGAAATCGTAGAATACCAAAGATTGCAAATAATCCGACCGCCAAAGAAAGCTCAAATTCAAGATGATGAAGCAAGAACGCGAGAATAAATACACTAATACTTATCGTAACATACGAAAACAGAAAATCCCTTCGTTGGTAAGTTGATGGGGTAAATATTAATCCAAAAATCACAAATACAGATACGATCTCTAAAAGTGCAGGACTAACTATGGCCCATGGGATTATAGAAAAAAGGTCATTCATAAAGACTATTTTAAACTCTTTAAATAGTGCAACACTGCTTTTCTCTTATGTGGGAAAAATTGAGTGTGCAACATTCCTATTCCAAAACAATACTTACTAAATTTAATCGATCGAAAAGAGTGTGATCTTAGAAATTGGACAAAGCTACTTTCATTAAAGTGCATCCCTTTAACTTCAACCACAACAAACCCCTCTAAAATATCAACCCATTGATTATCTTGTAGAATTTTCAAGGATTGGTCGATAGTAACTTTCTCATTACTCTCTAATGAATAAAATGAAGCTCGAAAATAGTTATTTTTTAATGAATTTCTCAACGCTTCAATACCAATAGGAATCTCAAACCCATTAATAAATCTCTCAGCACCATTCATCGAGGCTTTGATACGTTTCTTCACCATCTGCCCACCAACCACTTTACACTTCATTTCCCAATAACAATCCTCTGTATCAATATAAATTCTTTTTCTGAGTTTATAACGAGGACGCTTTCCCCTTAAATGATCTCTAGCAAGATCTAAACGCGCTGTATCGTAATAATGATTTTCATACTCTTGCAACCATGATTCATTCACTTTCAACACATGGTATGATTTTTGAAGATACCCCAATATAACATCTAAAGACTCAGACGGGATGATAAACTTTTGATCATAACGTGTCATAAATGATGGTCTCTTAGTAGAATCATCAAGAGTTATAGAACGAAAACAATATTTAGACAGATCATTATACATCATGAGACATAATTAATTACGTATACTTTTGAAACAATAGTTCCTATAAACTTGTTTAATCAAACCATATATTAAAAAAGGGAAAATATAAGGGCTTTAATATAGCTTTAAGATTTTAGAATCATATTTTTTTTTAGCTTTGAATTACTATAAAAAATGAAAAAATGAAATTATTTTCTACATATATCAAAACAATACTTATGACATTATTTGTTTGTCTTCTAGGACACACTTCTGATGCTCAAGAAAACAGATCCATATCACGAAATTTGTATGATAGATACTATGGATATAATAGCTATGATATGTTTAGGCCATATTTCATTTCACCCCATATTATCATCCCAAAAGATTCTATTGGATATAGTGATCTCAACATCGAAGTGGGAACATACTTTCAAACAGATTTTGACAATTACAATGAACTAGGAATGTATGTAAATCCACTACTTCAAGGACGACTCTCTAAAAGAATTGTATATAGCATAGAACCTTTTGTTAGCAACCACAACCTATGGCTCTCTAGTTCTAATGACTTTCCAACAATGTATAATGGTTATGCTAATTTTCAACAAATTGGAGGAAGTGCCTATTTAGCATACGAACTAAATGATCATTTTGAAGTAGGAGCTGGTATACATGGAAGCTATGCATTCTCTAACAGTAGACAGATACAAAATATGGTTAAACCATTTCATCAAATTGGAGGATCTGTATATACCCGATATAAGAGAGATAATTTCTCGTTTACAGTTCAATTTGATTACACCAAACTACCTGAGTACCCATCTCCTATCCCTTTCAGAGAAGACCCGAATAAATAATATCTTATCGAATGACAAACAAAGACGAACTATATATATTAGAGCTTGAAGATCAATTAAAATCATATTGTGTCTCAAAGCTTAAAGAAGAAGAGATAGATAAAGTTGATAACGCAAGACGACTGGCATCATCCATCCTATCCAACAGGAAGCTACCAGATGGAGAACCCTACTATGCACACTCTCTTGGAGTCGCGTTAATTGCAGGGGAAGAGATGGGATTAGCGTCAGACTCTATTATTGCCTCACTCCTACACAACACAACTGCCCTACAAACGGATATTGAAGAATATCTAAACCAAATTAATGAATCTTATGGCGAAACAGTTGTAGTAATACTAAGAGGCTTAACAAAGATCAACTCATTAGACAAAGATAATATTGCAATTCAAAGCGATAACTTTCGTCGATTAATGATGACCTTATCAGGTGATATTCGTGTTATCTTAGTCAAAATTGCAGAT
It encodes:
- a CDS encoding TonB family protein — translated: MKTLYVNYLLIKYYPYLYIKYYKPKYKEGRVMRIFTLFITLLISSISFANRIYLNNDFKKTSKGKAAYYREISNSDNKAYHIKDYTITGVLIREGSFKDKQSKIKHGEIKEYYSWGNIAYISNYHDNILDGKRTSYYSTGEIKREEYFSQGELERGTCYDKAGKELKFFPSIEMPKFNHNGEDLETYLSKNLFYPSEAYQKGKEGEVLVSFKVRTTGEVSSVRILESSNILFNKAAKDLIKQTNHKWHMGRYENVPSDVTMTLPIVFSLNK
- a CDS encoding DUF5606 domain-containing protein: MKKILAIGGRPGLYKVVSEAKNSIIVESVVDGKRLPAYATSKISALADISIFTTEGDIPLVDLFRKVSEKEDGGKTISHKASANEIKAYFAEILPNYDEFQVYVSDMKKVFQWYNILQETGLLVFDEEEEDGAE
- a CDS encoding glycoside hydrolase family 18 protein, with the translated sequence MKRINFYLSYASIFLFLMGIVACSRSTNSLSLSKKKEKGYSIREDIFNKASASMKGEVKFIRENRPSISYDEHVVWGFIDVVQPTNKNSVPHNVVFDISQKNASNYIQSISIYESDDVELHAQDYNVGSLTIKPGLKKAKVVFDRPIKYKNGHAKLIVSLYMRKSIPKDTKVEINPKGFFYTKGQSLYSAKIADSREPKYVPLVFNSSVPLVDYSWNKPMFNVGFLKLDKKKGYRNSQIDPSEFSHVILSDFKIATDNSIFLSDKGSFIVDQAELINSLHRKGVKVFIRLTAMVDNDNQQRLDYFTSLLSDEKHMKAFARELKQMLLRNNLDGVNLNFQMFKETGLNDKDHLCRFIDVIHQSFREEANYSLQVTANVTSNYRAWDYEELSKRTDFLTVMLYGFSRKFSAPLDIIKTRVKELKVKGIPAKKLIPIFPFYGNRWVVNKTNDRHLMLVGYVPMKLHKIYEDGDKKWHEKEQCYTYDYRDDKDWIRVYAEGERSIEAKLNYVKSQDLLGFGWYNLGLEAPEQAEMLTALFDKYNQL
- the xerD gene encoding site-specific tyrosine recombinase XerD, whose protein sequence is MNWDQCKKGYETYLRLEKSLSQNSVSAYMNDINKLTTFLTAEYPNITPREVKIEHLRKFVEWMNGNNVSPRTQARTISGTKSFFKFLLMENVIEADPTTLLESPKIGRKLPDILTPDEIDQIIDAIDLNKPEGVRNKAIIEALYSCGLRVSELVNLKISNLHFEEEYIVVEGKSEKERMVPISNKAINDIKDYVEKYRVNLNVSPDSEDILFLNRRGRQLSRVMIFTIIKGLADKVKLNKNISPHTFRHSFASQLIEGGADLRAVQEMLGHESILTTEIYTHLDQDYLKDTVNRHHPRS
- a CDS encoding VTC domain-containing protein, translated to MTRYDQKFIIPSESLDVILGYLQKSYHVLKVNESWLQEYENHYYDTARLDLARDHLRGKRPRYKLRKRIYIDTEDCYWEMKCKVVGGQMVKKRIKASMNGAERFINGFEIPIGIEALRNSLKNNYFRASFYSLESNEKVTIDQSLKILQDNQWVDILEGFVVVEVKGMHFNESSFVQFLRSHSFRSIKFSKYCFGIGMLHTQFFPHKRKAVLHYLKSLK
- the aroQ gene encoding type II 3-dehydroquinate dehydratase; this translates as MRKILIINGPNLNLLGVREKSIYGDQSFEAYYETLKTKFPNVEFTYYQSNVEGELINQIHQHGFKDDGIVINAGAYTHTSVALRDAIAGVNSPVIEVHISNTLTRESFRHESIIGPVCKGSIMGFGLDSYRLGIEAIIGLQENA
- a CDS encoding TonB-dependent receptor, whose protein sequence is MKSTFLNSSNLIHFKRWNGKAYSAFNTLKRVVHIATLVCSYVIVTPVLDVAAQEVIKTNRESEDLLHEDIEEVMVSAKRVPVLLSDVNRSVTIIDRKEIELAPVQSIQDLLEYAMSVDIRQRGGMGVQADMSIRGGTSEQVAILINGMCINDPQTGHNTLNLPIPMDAIKRIEILNGASSVNFGVNAFSGAINIITDAEDTSNLNVQLSAGMYGFLNGTASATLSTESETHFISASHRKSDGYVDNTDFTITNLYYTNKFKFKNADLRSQLGYVDNAFGANSFYTADYPDQFEHVKTTFASVELKGKGALHLSPSVYYRNGVDHFQLFRDPVNAPEWNKDNYHRTNVFGGNLNSWFESSLGRISWGFNYRYEGILSSQLGEERDTPKTIVGVEEAKYTHSYNRNNYSFFLSDDLHWNKLDLSLSLMSVINSDLGKAFWAPGASFGYEFVENLRWMVSANSALRMPTFTDMFYSSRTNVGNKDLRPEKAWSYETGLKYHHGGLKSETTVFYRKSEDVIDWVAKKAGVDKRYYATNISEINTYGVEGSFEYNFFKSPFIKRLSLNFSFIDQDKKEIEGYDSTYALDYLKAKIDLGVRHKIYGNFIADWKVTYQDRNGTYKTSVAGQKDPVYVNYEPFIVTNLKISYEKEKFNLYGEVSNMFDKTYVDFGNIQQPGAWVRLGVKYKLSL
- the mnmA gene encoding tRNA 2-thiouridine(34) synthase MnmA; this encodes MSKSVMLAMSGGTDSSVSAMLLQEQGYLVKGVTFRMYDTEDDVPEFVKDAKILALRLGIEHYTVDIRQHFRDDIIKVFTQQYKDGITPNPCVLCNNTIKWPYLVEAADKYGCEYIATGHYTKVSKVDGRFYIDSGFDPEKEQSFFLWGLDQSILSRTIFPLGEFTKDEIREMASQRGFEKVATKKDSMGVCFLQGQDYRHFIKKEYDNNKIDISKGNFVDEEGVVLGRHNGVPFYTLGQRRGLGINLNKALYVIGINGDKDEIILGDKSNLEVRRIVLENHLITDPDVMKYKELEVRIRYRKQYVLGHVARVDGDEMEIILHEPEILEAPGQTATLYHDGRILAGGWIKENYQE
- a CDS encoding DUF4956 domain-containing protein, which gives rise to MNDLFSIIPWAIVSPALLEIVSVFVIFGLIFTPSTYQRRDFLFSYVTISISVFILAFLLHHLEFELSLAVGLFAIFGILRFRTDPIPIKEMAYLFVSIAMSIINALSFDFFFTHQVFIANVMLWIVLAWMERVLYHKKNASMPMVYDRIALLAPDKESELLEDLHKRTGLNVIQVKVKQFDLLKETADIIVYFSS